A single genomic interval of Sceloporus undulatus isolate JIND9_A2432 ecotype Alabama chromosome 2, SceUnd_v1.1, whole genome shotgun sequence harbors:
- the SYCE3 gene encoding synaptonemal complex central element protein 3 isoform X3, with amino-acid sequence MKMAKCETYERNYDNMVKMLEDLNRDLEKLLEDMEKLSVQATWMAYDMVVLRANPDLANSMRRLEDAFLTCKEEMEKNWQEMLKETKGAEQKSE; translated from the exons ATGAAG ATGGCCAAATGTGAAACCTACGAAAGAAATTATGACAACATGGTAAAGATGCTTGAGGATCTGAATAGAGACTTAGAAAAACTACTGGAAGACATGGAAAAACTATCAG TGCAGGCTACCTGGATGGCTTATGATATGGTGGTGCTGCGTGCTAACCCAGACTTGGCCAACTCAATGAGACGCCTGGAAGATGCCTTTCTTACCTGTAAGGAGGAAATGGAGAAAAACTGGCAAGAAATGTTGAAGGAAACTAAAGGCGCAGAACAAAAATCAGAATAA
- the SYCE3 gene encoding synaptonemal complex central element protein 3 isoform X4, producing MAKCETYERNYDNMVKMLEDLNRDLEKLLEDMEKLSVQATWMAYDMVVLRANPDLANSMRRLEDAFLTCKEEMEKNWQEMLKETKGAEQKSE from the exons ATGGCCAAATGTGAAACCTACGAAAGAAATTATGACAACATGGTAAAGATGCTTGAGGATCTGAATAGAGACTTAGAAAAACTACTGGAAGACATGGAAAAACTATCAG TGCAGGCTACCTGGATGGCTTATGATATGGTGGTGCTGCGTGCTAACCCAGACTTGGCCAACTCAATGAGACGCCTGGAAGATGCCTTTCTTACCTGTAAGGAGGAAATGGAGAAAAACTGGCAAGAAATGTTGAAGGAAACTAAAGGCGCAGAACAAAAATCAGAATAA
- the SYCE3 gene encoding synaptonemal complex central element protein 3 isoform X2, with the protein MPSVSSSKMAKCETYERNYDNMVKMLEDLNRDLEKLLEDMEKLSVQATWMAYDMVVLRANPDLANSMRRLEDAFLTCKEEMEKNWQEMLKETKGAEQKSE; encoded by the exons ATGCCCTCTGTTTCATCATCCAAG ATGGCCAAATGTGAAACCTACGAAAGAAATTATGACAACATGGTAAAGATGCTTGAGGATCTGAATAGAGACTTAGAAAAACTACTGGAAGACATGGAAAAACTATCAG TGCAGGCTACCTGGATGGCTTATGATATGGTGGTGCTGCGTGCTAACCCAGACTTGGCCAACTCAATGAGACGCCTGGAAGATGCCTTTCTTACCTGTAAGGAGGAAATGGAGAAAAACTGGCAAGAAATGTTGAAGGAAACTAAAGGCGCAGAACAAAAATCAGAATAA
- the SYCE3 gene encoding synaptonemal complex central element protein 3 isoform X1: MRSQSGFQVTCPGSRISTMDQMAKCETYERNYDNMVKMLEDLNRDLEKLLEDMEKLSVQATWMAYDMVVLRANPDLANSMRRLEDAFLTCKEEMEKNWQEMLKETKGAEQKSE, translated from the exons ATGAGATCTCAATCAGGTTTCCAGGTTACCTGTCCAGGATCCAGAATTTCTACTATGGACCAG ATGGCCAAATGTGAAACCTACGAAAGAAATTATGACAACATGGTAAAGATGCTTGAGGATCTGAATAGAGACTTAGAAAAACTACTGGAAGACATGGAAAAACTATCAG TGCAGGCTACCTGGATGGCTTATGATATGGTGGTGCTGCGTGCTAACCCAGACTTGGCCAACTCAATGAGACGCCTGGAAGATGCCTTTCTTACCTGTAAGGAGGAAATGGAGAAAAACTGGCAAGAAATGTTGAAGGAAACTAAAGGCGCAGAACAAAAATCAGAATAA